The sequence below is a genomic window from Rhinopithecus roxellana isolate Shanxi Qingling chromosome 7, ASM756505v1, whole genome shotgun sequence.
ttttttttttttttggacaagatctcgctctgtggcccaggtagGCAGCAGTGGCCAGATCATGGCTTGGGGCaacctcatactcctgggcttaagcgatcctcagcctcctaagagatgggactacaggcacacttcCCCATCTCgctaattttactttattttatctttttgtggaGATAAGAGACAAGGtatctctctgtcgcccaggctggggtgcaccgGCATgaccgtggctcactgcaacctctgcctcccgggttcaagcgatccaccagctgtgtggcttcccaaagtgctgggattacaagagtgagccaccgcgcccggcccaaatttcTTATGTTACTACAGAGTTCCTAGGAAAAATCCCATACATGAAAAAGTTAGAAGCTGACAGGAAGGATTTGAGATGGCGACCTGCTTGACCTGCTTCGTATACACTGCTTATTAAAACTGGATAACAAATGCACCACGGGGAGTGGTGGGGGGataggaaaaatggaaagataaaaccAGCCCATGCGTACTCTGATTCTGAAACAATCTAAAGAGAAAATCAGAGCATGCGTACTCTGAACTTGGAGTAGCCAATCCCAGGGGATGCTTTAGGCGGGAAAATCAGAGTCTCTGCCCTCACTTTGAGAAGGTTCTGTCCCTGGAGCCTGGACTGAGAGACCTCATATCAGCTTGGCTTGTCCCGCCTACTGTTCTGACTTCTAATTGGCCAGACGGAGTTCACTGACTGCCCTGATTGGTCCATCATCCTGGGGCAGTGACATCGCAGAATATTTTCTCCTCCGCCAGCCATACTTTGTCGCCAACTGCTGCCGACGTTGCCGCCACTGCTTTGTCTCTGAGGTAGGTTCTCTTGAAGGGACACCCTAGATGGGGCAATGGGGGCCGATAGAAAAGGAGGAAGCCTCCGTAGGGGCCTCAAGTGCTTGGGGTTCCGAAAATCTTGAGGACTGAAAGACAACTAATGCCTTTCAGGACGATCATCATGGAGGagcctcccgcctcggcctcgcgtctacaggcctgtgccatccCACCCctggaaatatttttcatttttgtgttttagtagagacggggattcgttatgtcggccaggctggcctggactgcctgggctcaagcagtcctcccacctcgacctcgggactacaggcacgcaccaccccGCCCTcactcatattttttattttttagtttttattttttttagtagagacagtttcgccatgttggccaagctggcctcaaccgcctgggctcaagcagtcctcccgccttggcctcgggactacaggcacgcaccaccccGCCCTCactcctattttttatttttaaatttttttttagtagagacagtttcgccatgttggccaggctggcctcaaccgccagagctcaagcagtcctcctgtctctgcctcggGACTACAGGCAGGGAGCAACCTGCCCtcactaatattttctatttttcatttttttagtacggacggttttgctatgttggccaggctggactcgaccgcctgggcttaagcaatccttctgcctcggccccGGGACTACAAAAGTACAGAAGTACACGACCCTTcccacgctttttttttttttttttttttttttttttgtagaagcggggtttcactatgttggccaggctggcctcaacatcctgggctcaagcgatcctcccaccttggcctcaggtctacaggtgtgtgccattccACCCCTGCTAGATTTTTTtggtaggtatttttatttttatatttatttatttatttatttatttactctttttagagacgaggtttcattatgttggccaggtcggtattgacctcctggcctcaagcaatcctgccacctcggcctcaGAACTACAGGCAGGAGTCACCTCGCCCATGCTATtttcttgttgttattgttagtaggaatggggttttgctgtgttggtcaggctaacctcgacttcctgggctccagagatcctcttgcctcagcctcgggactacaggcacgcaccacctcaCCCCCactaatactttttattattttttttcttagcagagggtttcactaggttggcTAGGCTGATATCGACCTcgtggactcaagagatcctcccaccttggccagccaaagtgctgagatgttacaggcttgcgccaccaacctcagctaattttttttggttttttttttttttttttttttttttttttttttgtagagatgggagttttgctatgtttcccaggctagtctcgacctcgtgggctcaagcgatctgcacgcctcggcctcccaaaatgctgggattacaggcatgagccaccgtgcctggtcgaTTGCTGCAACCTGAAATGCCCCACATTCTCTCTAAGGGATGGCGGGCTCTTCCTtcttataatttacaaataaccCGGTAATAGCCTCTAAATCCATTCATATTAGCGAAGGTCGTTTGTCTTCAACAGAACAGAACCCCCCATCCCTCTGCCTGATCAAATCCATCACCAAAGAGACCATGTTATCTCTGGGACTCActtcctttccttcatttattgaGTGGGGGTATCAGAATGCCCCCACTCAATAAAATTATACAGTTACGTCCCTGCCTCCCCAACAAGGGTTTATACATCTTTCAGGGTAAGCCTAGCTCCAGGGAAACTACTAACAACATTAGCTAACCCCCTCCCAAAGACTCAAGGCTGCTTTGCCCATAGGAAACCTGTCATCCCCAATCAGTACTTCTCCCAGAGACCCCCTGGCTCCCTGTTTTCATCTGACTTCTCCCCATGTCCTTACTCAGGGACAGATAAGCCCGGGATGGAGAAATGCAGCACCTGATTCCAGGTGACTGAGTGTGGCTGGCCTTCAGAGATTTCTCCCTCCACAGGACCAAAGGTTCTGTGGCTGGAAAGTCTCAGGCTATTTCTCTTGCAGGTCAGACTGCTCCCGGTGCCATGAACAGAGACAACACCTTTGCAAACAGACCCAGGGATGATGCTCAAACATCAGAGAAGAGAAGCAAGGTGAGGTGACCTGGAGGGGGCATAGCAGTGGTTCAGGGCATAGAGTAGGGTGACCAGATTTCTGAGGAGGGGAGGACAGAGGTACTGGGGAAAAGGAGCAGGGTCCCAGGGAGATCTGGACCCCTGGGAGCATCCCATCTTTGCTCTGTCATCACCTAGCATCCCTGGAGACAGGTCTGTGGCCGTGCACTACATTTGGTGAATCTCACTCCATTCTGCAAGGTGGGAAGAGAGACAGCCAGCAGCATTAAAGTCCTACTGTGTGGCAGGGGAGAAGCTAGGGAAGGTCCCCATGTTCTCTCAGTTAGTCATGGCATCAACCAGGGCAGGTTATCATCCCCACTTCCCAGATCCAGCACACAGGAAGCGGCTCCAACTGAATGGCAGACATGCCTAGCTGAGTCACTGCCagaattcctttatttcttttttttcccctaggccTTCGATGATATTACCAAATACTTCTCTAAGAAAGAGTGGGAAAAGATGAAATACTCGGAGAAAATCAGCTGTGTGCACGTGAAGAGAAAGTATGAGACCATGACTAAACTAGGTAACAGAAAGTTCTGGGTACAGACAAGTCTGGGGACACATGAGCATCCCTTTTCCTGCTTTGCCTAGTTCTTAGGCTGCAGAAAgtaccccacattttccttttgtgcAGGGAAGAATCGCGAGGCAGCTTCTGGGTGTTCTGCTCTTCCTATCCTGTCAGGGCTGAGGGCAGGGAGTGGCCACAGTGAAGCTTATACCTGGATCCTGCACGTTTCTCTCCCATAGGCATCTGTTCTGATGAGCCCAACTGTCTCTGTGGCATCGCAGCACATCTCCCACCCTACCATCCTTCTCtcggcttctctctctctctcttttggagtcagagtctccctgtcacctaggctagagtgtagcagtgcaatcatagctcaatgtagcctcgaactccagggctcaagcaatcctcctgcccagcctatggagtagctgaggctacaggcacatgccaccatgcccaactaattttattttatattttgtagatataGGGGTCTCTCTATGGtacccaggctcgtcttgaactcctggcctcaagcaatcctcctgcttcagcctcccaaagtgctggtactacagatatgagccaccatgccaggcctaagTTTGTCTcttaagaaagaaacattttgcttctttctaggtttcaagGTCACCCTCCCACCTTTCATGCGTAATAAACGGGCCACAGACTTCCAGGGGAATAATATTGATAATGACCATAACCGCAGGAATGAGGGTGAGTAGATGGGAAGGGGCTGGAAAGGGTCTCCTGAAGCCCAACTGCTTTTCAGCTCAGCTATCTGGGAAGGATCCTCAGGCATTTGTTCCCTCATACACATCAGAGCTGAGTGAAAAAAAGATTGCATACACAAAGTTAACTGCAGAGATCATTCATAAAATTGTAAAACATGTAAAACAAGAATATGAATATTTATGGATAATAAGCAAATGGTAAATGCATAAAACGTGAATGTGAATAAAAAGCCATCAAATTGAGGAGACTGGCTGTAAATAGAGAAGGAGCGGGGGCACAGATTGGTGAGTGCTGCACAGACAGCTTCAGTCATGACTTATtcatagtgtttttgttttgttttgttttgttttttgaactggagattcgctcttgtcgcccaggctggagtgcagtggcacagtctcagcccactacaacctctgcctcctgggttgaagagattctcctgtctcagcctcctgagtagatgggattacaggcgccggccactatgcccacctaatttttgtgtttttagtagagacggggtttcaccatgttggccaggctggtctcaaactcctgacctcaggtgatccaccctcctcagcctcccaaagtgctgggatttcaggcatgagctactgcaccagaGCCTGTTCATAGTGTTTCTAacattctgaataaataaatcagatcTAACATAGTCATGGGGTAATGTTGAGATGCGACTGAACTCAATATTATTCCCCatacttttctgtgtgtttgaaatatttcttttttaaaggacatGTTGTTCTTGCTAAACACTGTTAAGAATCAAAGCACAGTTAAGAaaattttaaggccgggcgctgtggttcacgcctataatcctagcactttgggaggccgaggagggcagatcacctgaggtcaggagtccaagcccagcctgaccaacatggagaaaccccatctctactaaaaaaaaaaaaagcacaaaattagccagggcatggtggcacatgcctctaatcccagcgactaaggagggtgaggcaggagaatcgcttgaacctgggagacggaggttgcggtgagctgagatcgcatcactgcactccagcctaggccacaagagcaaaactccgtctcaaaaaaaaaaaaaaaaaaaaaattttaaagtgaaaaaaaaaaaaaagaaaatgttaaaagtgtAGATTTGCCAAAAACTTCCAGTGATTGTTTCATTAACAGCATGTAGATATTGGATAAATATCATAAGAGAGATGGTGATGAACACATTATGTAATGAAGATTgctgtttctctgtattttattaaaaccGGAGATAACATAGGGTGAAAAAAAGATAGGTCCTTAGGTAGAGATCTTTGTGCATTTCAGGAATATAAAGGGGACATATGTGTTTACTGGCTCTTCTGCACTGACAATGCAATCATAAGACAAGGTCAGAATGTCCAAACCATCTCCAATAGACCTATTACTCCCCAACAAACAGGCCAGATTCTACCATCTCCCACAATCACTGTAAGAGATCTGGCAATCCAGTGCTTGAGTATCTGCCAAGTGTTTGACATTAAAGGAGTGtctttattctgaaaatatttcagagCCACTGAACTAAATCATCCATGGTTCATCACACATTTAACAGCTTAATACGCATACCATAAGATTCACCCATTTGAAGTGTACAGTGATTTTTAGTTGTTGTACTTCTTGAGTGGATACAGTTCAGATTCCCAACTAATCAATTTAATTATTTGGGAAAAAGTAAAAGATACGTAATGACATAAGATGACACTGTGATGGGGTTTAACCCCAATTTGATAAACCATGAGATGGAAAATTCTGAATTGATGCCACAGATAAATGCACCAACCATGACTAAACATAATTCAGAAGCAAATCTCAAATAACTCCTCAACATTGAGTGGACTCATAACCCTCTGCTGCAGAATGCCCTCATGCGACAGAAGTCTCTCTAGAGTTTGGAAATCTTtaccaacaaagaaaaattctgatGTGTTCTCTTTCAGTTGAACGTCCTCAGATGACTTTCGGCAGGCTCCAGAGAATCATCCCGAAGGTGAGTGTCTCTCAAATCCAAAGGACCAGAGAACCTTTGTCCCTTCATGGATGTGAACACTGGTAACAGTGGGAGAATATCAAAAATGCCCTCATTGCCTCCTCCCCATGTCTATCACAACACCTGATGTAGCATCAACAGCTTAGTTGTGATTCTTAatacttcttttgttttcatagtGATGCCAGATACTATTTTAATAACTTCACATGAAGTAATGTATTGAATCCATGAGAAGACCTCTATGATGTTGTGTCTGTTGTTATCTCCAAATAATAATGAGTCACACACTTCGGTGTTTACAAAAGCCATGTGACTTGGCGCAAATCTTCTAAGTTGTCTGAACTCCAGATTCCTGGTCCATGAAATGGAAGCGAAGCATCATAGTTCGTGTTATAGATCATAATTatcagcaaaataataaaatgaggctATCATGGTACAGAGATGCTAAAGAATTTTCCTGAGGCGGAGTGGCAGTGGTAGTCTAATCCAGAGCTCCAAGCCATTTAAAGCTCATTCACGTTTGCATTTATTTATGAAGTTCAGATGTTGTTCACTAGGGATTTACCCAAAAGGGCCTGCTGATGCTTCCATTGAGACACCCATTCTCGCAACAGGAAGGACCAGCTGGCCTCTCCTCTGTTACCGGGGCCACTCACATGGCTTAGGAATTGCTTTGACTGTTGGCCCCTCCttgagctccttgagggcctTGTCTGCACCTGAGGCATCCGGGAAGCCCCAATCCCAGCCCAGGGGATCCCTCGGAGGTCCCTGAATGAGTGATCCCACAAGTGCAGATTCAACTCTGGTTTAGAGGGTAAAGGGATCTGGGAGTTGGGTTGCCAGTGTGGAGATCGAattcaaagaaggaaacagaaaggtattaattattattattattacatttaaacGGTATTGACAAGCTCAGACAGTACTTTCCCTTAGCCTATTTTACATGTATTGTTCACTATTTCATAAGTGAGGAAGCTGAGTAAAA
It includes:
- the LOC104675814 gene encoding putative protein SSX6 isoform X2 gives rise to the protein MNRDNTFANRPRDDAQTSEKRSKAFDDITKYFSKKEWEKMKYSEKISCVHVKRKYETMTKLGFKVTLPPFMRNKRATDFQGNNIDNDHNRRNEVERPQMTFGRLQRIIPKDPKGGNMPGPTGCVRESSW
- the LOC104675814 gene encoding putative protein SSX6 isoform X1 — encoded protein: MNRDNTFANRPRDDAQTSEKRSKAFDDITKYFSKKEWEKMKYSEKISCVHVKRKYETMTKLGFKVTLPPFMRNKRATDFQGNNIDNDHNRRNEVERPQMTFGRLQRIIPKIMPKKPAEEGNDSKGVPEASGPQNDGKQLCPPGKANTSEKINKRSGPKRRKHAWTHRLRERKQLVIYEEISDPEEDDE